The Halobacterium hubeiense genome contains the following window.
CGATGCTGGCGGCGGCCGCGAGCACGGCGACGCCCGCCAGCAGGAACCGCGTGCGTTCGACGGCCATGCCGAGCGAGCGCGCGGTCTGCTCGCCGAGCGCGAGCACGTTCAGCTGGCGCGCGCTCACGAGCGAGAGCGCGACCGAGCCGAGCGCCCACGGGAGCGCGGGCCGGATGTGGCGCCACTCGACGCCGGTCAGCGACCCCGTCGTCCACGCGATGGCGCTCTGGACGACGCCGAGGTCCTCGGCGAAGTAGAACATCCCCTGCTGGAGGGACTGGAACACCGTCGAGACGATGACGCCCGCGAGCACCAGCCGCACCGGGCTCGTGCCGTTCTGCCACGCGATGACGTACACGAGCACGAACGCGCCGGCGCCGCCGAGCGCGGCGATGATGGGGAGGTAAGCGTTCAGCCCGGAGAACACGACGAGCGTAAGGAGGATGGCAAGTCCCGCGCCCGAGGAGACGCCGAGGATGTACGGACTGGCGAGCTCGTTGCGGGTGACCGCTTGGAAGATGGCGCCCGACACCGCGAGGCTCGCGCCGACGACGACGGCGGCGGCCACGCGCGGCAGCCGGATGGTCCAGACGACGACCGTGCCGGTCGCCAGTTCCGGGAGTTCGCCCTGGAAGCCCGTAATCGTCCGCATCAGGGACTCGCCGACGACGAACTTCAGCAGCCACCGCGGGTCGTAGATGACGTCGGTGTCGAACAGCGCTCTCAGCGCTTGTTCGAGGCTCATCGAGTACGAGCCGTACCGGACCTGTACGACGGCGCCGGCCGCGACGATGACGACGCTCGCGACGACGACGCCGACCAGCGAGCGGTCGATTCCGTCGCGGAGGCGTTCGGTGTCGCCTACGGACATCGCTTCCTCCGGGCGGGGCGTCGCGCGCGTGGTCGTTCGCCGGGCGGGGCCGGGTGGCGGCGAGTCGTCGTGTCCATCTACTTTAGGGTTACCTAAACGAAGCAAAAGGATTTCGTTCCGCGCTCCCGCGAGCGGCGCCGCCGGCCCGGGACACGCTCAGTCCAGCGACCCCTTCGGAATAATCTGGGGGTCGGGGGTGTAGGAGATGGCGGCGTCCACGCTGAAGACGTCCGAGAGCAGCTCCTCGGTCAGCACCTCCACGGGCGGTCCCCAGTCGTACACCTCGCCGTCTTCGAGCGCGACGAGGTAGTCCGCGCGGCGGGCCGCCTGCGCGATGTCGTGGAGGACGACGCCGACCGTGACGCCGTCCTCCTCGTTGAGCCGCTCGATGGTCTCCATCACGCGCAGCTGGTGGTGGAGGTCCAGATACGTCGTCGGCTCGTCCAGCAACAGCACGTCCGGCTCCTGCGCCAGCACCATCGCAATCCACGCCAGCTGCTTTTGCCCGCCGCTGAGCCCGCCGACCTCGCGCTCGCGGAGGTGCTCGACGCCCGCGAGGTCGATGGCCCGC
Protein-coding sequences here:
- a CDS encoding FecCD family ABC transporter permease codes for the protein MSVGDTERLRDGIDRSLVGVVVASVVIVAAGAVVQVRYGSYSMSLEQALRALFDTDVIYDPRWLLKFVVGESLMRTITGFQGELPELATGTVVVWTIRLPRVAAAVVVGASLAVSGAIFQAVTRNELASPYILGVSSGAGLAILLTLVVFSGLNAYLPIIAALGGAGAFVLVYVIAWQNGTSPVRLVLAGVIVSTVFQSLQQGMFYFAEDLGVVQSAIAWTTGSLTGVEWRHIRPALPWALGSVALSLVSARQLNVLALGEQTARSLGMAVERTRFLLAGVAVLAAAASIAIAGIVGFVGLLIPHVVRNIVGSDYKQLMVGCLFAGPALMVAADVIARLALPVGQVPVGIVTGVLGGPYFLYLMRRQQDVGDL